DNA sequence from the Gammaproteobacteria bacterium genome:
GCCGCAGCCATTCGGCGGGGTCGCGGTCGGCGGGACATTCGGGGAGGCACCACAGGCCGCCCCACAGTCCGGCGGGCGGGCGGCGCTCCATGAGCAGCCGGTCTTGCGGGTCGCGGATTAAGAGGAAGCGAGTGCGGCGCACGGGCAGTTCCCGGCCCGGGCGCGTCCTGGGCAGGGCTTCCTGGCGCCCCTGGCGCCGCGCCCGGCAGCCGGGGCGCAACGGGCACTCGCCGCAACGTGGGCCGCGCGGCGTGCAGACCAGGGCGCCCAGGTCCATGATCGCCTGGGTGTATTCCCGGACCTGCCGCCGCGGCGTGTGCTTTTCGGCCAGCGCCCAGAGGCGCCGTTGCGCCGCGGCCCGGCCCGGCCATTCCTCGAGCAGGTGGTAGCGGCACAGCACCCGCCGGACGTTGCCGTCCAGGATGGCGTGGCGGCGCCCGTATCCCAGCGCCAGGATCGCGCCGGCGGTGGAGCGGCCGATGCCGGGCAGTTGCCGCAGGGCTTCGGCATCGTCTGGCACCCGGCCGTCGTGGCGGCGGACGATCTCCTGCGCCGCCCGGTGCAGGTTGCGAGCGCGGGCGTAGTAGCCGAGGCCGCTCCACAGGTGCAGGACTTCGTCCAGGGGGGCGGCGGCCAGCCGCGCCGCGTCCGGGAACCGCGCCAGAAAACGGCGGTAGTAGGGAATAACCGCGGCGACGCGGGTCTGCTGCAGCATGATCTCGGAGACCCAGGTGCGGTAGGGGTCGCGGCGCCCGGTTTGCCAGGGCAGGTTGCGGCGCCCGCGCCGGCGGCGCCAGGCGAGCAGGGGGGCGGCGATGCCCGAGGCATCGCCTAGAATGGCAGCAGGTCCCGGAGCGCGTCCTTCAAGTCGTCTTCCAGGTCTTTGGGGCGCTCCTTTTGCTCTCGCGTTTCTTTCTCCCCCGCCGCTTCTCCCTCTCCCGCCGTGTCCGCTGTCCCCGGCAGGAGTTTTTCCTCGATCTTGCCCAGGATGGATTGCTTGAGCAGGGCGCCGAGTTCCGGGACGTAGGACAACTGCGGCGGGCGGCCGCTAATGCGGATGGGGATCGTCAGGCCGTTGTCCAGGGCGGCGGTGACCCGGTAATCCAGGAGGTTCTGTTCCAGCTGGTAATTGCCTTTGCCCGTGATGCGCAGCCGGGGCGCGCTGGCGCTCAGGTCGTCGTTGCGTATCACCCCCTCGCCGATCTGCAAGGTGGCATCTAACATGGCCAGTTCGGTGCGGGCCTCGGCGTCGTCTCGGTGGCTGTGTTCGCCGGGGCGCCGGCCGGTTAAGGCGCGCCATGCCTCAATATTCTTCATGATATCAATGCCCCGGTAGGTGCCGTCGCGCAGGCGCAGGCTGGCGCTGCCGCCAAGCCCGCGGCGCAACTCGTCGCCCGAGAATCCTTGGCCGGCGAGTTGCCACTCCAAACCCAGCGTGCCCTCCAGACGCGAGCGGCCGGCAAGGTCCCGCAGGACGGCGCCCAGGTCAATCGCCGTGCCTTCGCCGCCCAGGGAGTAGCGCGGCCGCTCGCCGCCCAGGTCCAGTTCGCCGCGCGCCGCCAGTTGCCCGCCGTAGCCGGAGGCGCTCAGGGGAGAGACGCGGATCGTCTCGCCTTCCCGTTGCAGGCCCAGCACGATCTTTTGCAGGCGCAGGCGGCGCAGTATCAACTCCTCTATCGCCGCCTTGCCCTCGATCTCCAGATTCCGCAGCGGCGCGATCCAGGCGGCGCTGTCGGCGGCCGCCGGCGCCTTGTCCCCGGTCTTGTCCTGGGCCTCTTTCCCGGCGGCGGCAGGCGGCGGCAGATAGCGGTCCAGGTTCAGTCGCCCTGCCTCCAATTGCAGCGTCGCGCGCGCCCGGGCGTCAGCCGCCGGGGCGCCCGGCGCGAAGAGGAACTCGCCGCGCAGTTCGGCCTCGTCCACGTGCATTTCTTTCAGGTCCAGGCGCCACTGCCCGGAGTCCAGGCGCAGTTCCGCGTCGAAGCCGGCCCGGCTCAGCGCCTTGGGGTCGGCGGTGGCGGGCATGCGATCCAGCAATAGCGGCAGCAGGCGTCGCGGCTCGATTGTCGGCGCCCGCAGCCGGGCCTCCACGCCCAGGGGCGCCCATTGCAGGCGCGCGCTGCCCGCCAGCTGCAGACCCGGCCCGCTCACGCTCAGTTCTTCCAGCCCGGCGCGGGGCGGCTTGCCGCTGCGTTCCCACCAAGCCTGTCCTTGCAACTCCAACGGCTGTTCGTCGCCGGTTAATTGCAGCAGCAGCCGCAGGGGCGCCAGCCGCGGCCGGGACGGCGCGCCGGCGATGTCCCCCCGCAGCTGCAGCGAGCGGACCCGGCCGCTCCAGCGCTCCTGGCCCAGCGCCTGCAGGAGCCGGGAGATATTCTGGTCGGCGTCAAGGCGCAGTTCGCCCTGCAGGGACTTGTCGCCTTCCTGGTTCAGGTGTCCCGCCAACTCCATGCCCAGGGTGCGGGCCGAGAGTTCCGGCACCTCGAATCGGTCGTCGGCGCCGTCCAGGGCGAAGCGCCCGGCCAACTCGAAGGAGCGGTTTTTCTCCGCGGCGTAGGCATCCGCGATGCGAGCCAGCGGCGATTGCGGATCGCCGTACAGCAGGGAATACAGTTTCAGCAGTCGGGGGAGGTCGGGGCCGCCGCCCTGGAACTGGCCTTGCCAGCGGGGCCGGGTGCCGCCGCCGAGGGCGCTGCCCTCGAGATCGGCCCGCAGCGAGGCGCCCAGCAGTTCCAACTCCAGTTTCCTGGCGATCGCCTTGTCTTCTTCCAGACGCAATTCGGGCGCGTGCAGGCGGAAGGAGAGGTCTTCCTTGCGTCCTGGCGCGTCCAGCTCCAGGCCCAGTATCCGCAGCAGGCGGGGCAGGTTTTCCCCTTGCGCCTCCAGCTGTGCCTGCGCCGCCGCCGGGGCGATGCGCCCCTGTCCCTGGATTTGCAGTCCCAGACCCCGCAGTTGGGAGGGCTCGATCCGCAGCGTCCCGTCGTCCAGGGAGAAGAGCAGTCCGGTGTCCAGTTGCAGTTGGCCGCGGCCGCCAGGCAGGGTGTCGCCCGCGAGTTCCAGGTCCAGGCGCAACGGTTGCAGGGCGGCGGAGTCCTCGTCATAGGCCAGCGTTCCTTGCAGTTTCAGCCTGCCCTCCAGGCCGGGCGGCGTGGCCCGCAGGCGCATCCCGCCTTGCAGTTTGCCGCCGCCGTCCAGTTGCGCCGTGAGCTCCTCGATCAGCAGCTGCCGGTCGTTGCCCCGGTCGAGGAAGATGCGGGCGTCCGTGATGTTGGCGCTGGCCAGCACCACCGGCGGCAGCGTCGTCGGCAGGGAGGGCGTGGGCGCGGGCGGCGCAGCCGGTTCTGCCTCCAGAACCCCCCGGTCGCGGACCAGGTTCAGGCGCAGGCCGTTCAGCTCCAGGTGTTCGATCCGCGGCGCCTTCTCGAACAGGGAGACCGGGTCCAGCGCGGCCCGGAAGCGCTG
Encoded proteins:
- a CDS encoding AsmA family protein: MNRKYAIVALILGPPLILALIVAVLVALTFHFAENLNDYRGSVAAGASEALGRPVEIGAASLQLRPLLDLSLEDVTIGNLPGRPAEPAFLHFQRFRAALDPVSLFEKAPRIEHLELNGLRLNLVRDRGVLEAEPAAPPAPTPSLPTTLPPVVLASANITDARIFLDRGNDRQLLIEELTAQLDGGGKLQGGMRLRATPPGLEGRLKLQGTLAYDEDSAALQPLRLDLELAGDTLPGGRGQLQLDTGLLFSLDDGTLRIEPSQLRGLGLQIQGQGRIAPAAAQAQLEAQGENLPRLLRILGLELDAPGRKEDLSFRLHAPELRLEEDKAIARKLELELLGASLRADLEGSALGGGTRPRWQGQFQGGGPDLPRLLKLYSLLYGDPQSPLARIADAYAAEKNRSFELAGRFALDGADDRFEVPELSARTLGMELAGHLNQEGDKSLQGELRLDADQNISRLLQALGQERWSGRVRSLQLRGDIAGAPSRPRLAPLRLLLQLTGDEQPLELQGQAWWERSGKPPRAGLEELSVSGPGLQLAGSARLQWAPLGVEARLRAPTIEPRRLLPLLLDRMPATADPKALSRAGFDAELRLDSGQWRLDLKEMHVDEAELRGEFLFAPGAPAADARARATLQLEAGRLNLDRYLPPPAAAGKEAQDKTGDKAPAAADSAAWIAPLRNLEIEGKAAIEELILRRLRLQKIVLGLQREGETIRVSPLSASGYGGQLAARGELDLGGERPRYSLGGEGTAIDLGAVLRDLAGRSRLEGTLGLEWQLAGQGFSGDELRRGLGGSASLRLRDGTYRGIDIMKNIEAWRALTGRRPGEHSHRDDAEARTELAMLDATLQIGEGVIRNDDLSASAPRLRITGKGNYQLEQNLLDYRVTAALDNGLTIPIRISGRPPQLSYVPELGALLKQSILGKIEEKLLPGTADTAGEGEAAGEKETREQKERPKDLEDDLKDALRDLLPF
- the mutY gene encoding A/G-specific adenine glycosylase, translating into MLAWRRRRGRRNLPWQTGRRDPYRTWVSEIMLQQTRVAAVIPYYRRFLARFPDAARLAAAPLDEVLHLWSGLGYYARARNLHRAAQEIVRRHDGRVPDDAEALRQLPGIGRSTAGAILALGYGRRHAILDGNVRRVLCRYHLLEEWPGRAAAQRRLWALAEKHTPRRQVREYTQAIMDLGALVCTPRGPRCGECPLRPGCRARRQGRQEALPRTRPGRELPVRRTRFLLIRDPQDRLLMERRPPAGLWGGLWCLPECPADRDPAEWLRQRLSDPAATIGEIARGTPFRHDFSHFRLHIEPILLRLADRGTTGASRHSRKRQAPPRKSGARNSRPRPARGATAETAEITAATGIAEEPPGGGGRWRWLAAPTKRRIGMAAPVKRLLERMFTQDPQIR